One region of Acidobacteriota bacterium genomic DNA includes:
- a CDS encoding molybdopterin-dependent oxidoreductase — METVKLTINGQEVTAPKGELLIEACEMHGVYLPRFCHHRGLTPQASCRMCVVRVDNPKIPKLQTACTMPVTEGMAVTTESKEIEETRTAMIEFLLSNHPVDCPVCDRAGECELQDQTYGFGEDRTRSQYADKENFLERQISPFIYNDPQRCVTCKRCTRVCEEWMDENAITVLNRGSATIISAFGGWVECSDCGNCVDVCPTGTLLHVPYKYVARPWDLKQVPTVCNFCSDGCSMLAGTRSEKLIRTVARDGRGRTAGGINHDFLCSLGRYTIDFVHSKERVERPMIRRGEHLIPTTWDEALNFVAQKLKEVKAASGGDSIGVISSARLLNEDQYALRKFADAVLETKHAEYYHDDDELDLTSFFRYGCPPIATQEHVQNADVVLLVGSDPNEENPLTAFSIRWAVRQKAARLFTVNSMASRLERQANLALRVREGSESAIVAALLDEAKIDGAAEAMGVQAADVQAVRQAVAEAGKVIVVFGDELRGAAVEALALLESTLAVSADAAAAAKAAYIDGLQRQVRSTNSPPKPAINDNPHTYIVERPTLEVGAEAVKSASKFSFLPLARYANTMGAGLMGMAAGHKGGKTAQQMLSAAGGEIKALYIAGEDVIAKANGEAPTVKAQLEKLDLLVVQEMFLTETAQRADVVLPVTSFAEAQGTQINNGMQVQFVRRVIPPVGQARPDWMVVNSVAKLLGVDFGFGGQLKSVFKEIAEQVPGCAGLSHNMLANEGATAITLPGVDASKINAADVTDRLAAQVAQINRGLAVETGELTAKAGSRLQQRYPTITRYSEMLTPKLPETAEAETPQVMIFPA, encoded by the coding sequence ATGGAAACAGTCAAGCTCACTATTAACGGGCAGGAAGTGACCGCGCCGAAAGGCGAATTGCTGATCGAAGCCTGCGAAATGCACGGCGTGTACCTGCCGCGTTTCTGCCACCATCGCGGGTTGACGCCGCAGGCTTCGTGCCGCATGTGCGTCGTGCGCGTGGACAATCCTAAAATTCCGAAACTCCAAACCGCCTGCACCATGCCCGTGACCGAAGGCATGGCCGTCACCACCGAATCGAAAGAGATCGAAGAGACGCGCACGGCGATGATCGAATTCCTGCTCTCGAATCATCCGGTGGATTGCCCCGTCTGTGACCGCGCGGGCGAGTGCGAGTTGCAGGATCAGACCTACGGTTTCGGCGAAGACCGCACACGTTCGCAATACGCTGACAAAGAGAATTTTTTGGAGCGCCAGATTTCGCCCTTCATTTACAACGACCCGCAACGCTGCGTGACCTGCAAACGCTGCACGCGTGTCTGCGAGGAGTGGATGGACGAGAATGCCATCACGGTCTTGAATCGCGGTTCGGCCACGATCATCAGTGCGTTTGGCGGCTGGGTCGAATGCTCTGACTGCGGCAATTGCGTGGACGTCTGTCCAACCGGAACGCTGCTGCACGTGCCCTACAAATACGTCGCGCGCCCGTGGGATTTGAAGCAGGTGCCGACCGTGTGCAATTTCTGTTCGGACGGCTGTTCGATGCTGGCCGGGACGCGCAGCGAGAAACTGATTCGCACCGTCGCTCGTGATGGCCGGGGGCGCACGGCGGGTGGCATCAATCACGACTTCCTCTGTTCGCTGGGCCGGTACACGATTGATTTTGTCCACAGCAAAGAGCGCGTTGAACGTCCGATGATCCGGCGCGGCGAGCACTTGATCCCGACCACTTGGGATGAGGCGTTGAATTTCGTCGCGCAGAAACTGAAAGAAGTGAAAGCGGCCAGTGGCGGCGATTCCATCGGCGTCATCAGTTCGGCGCGTTTGCTGAACGAAGATCAATACGCGCTGCGCAAATTCGCCGACGCAGTATTGGAAACAAAGCACGCCGAGTATTACCACGACGACGACGAGCTTGATCTGACCTCCTTCTTCCGTTACGGCTGCCCGCCGATTGCGACACAAGAGCACGTGCAAAACGCCGATGTCGTGTTGCTCGTCGGCTCCGACCCGAATGAAGAGAATCCGCTGACTGCCTTCTCGATTCGCTGGGCGGTGCGGCAAAAGGCGGCGCGCCTCTTCACCGTCAACTCGATGGCTTCACGCCTGGAGCGGCAAGCGAATTTGGCGTTGCGCGTGCGGGAAGGCAGCGAGTCCGCCATCGTTGCCGCGTTACTGGACGAAGCAAAGATTGATGGCGCGGCGGAGGCGATGGGCGTGCAGGCCGCAGACGTGCAAGCCGTGCGCCAAGCTGTTGCCGAAGCGGGTAAGGTCATTGTGGTTTTCGGCGATGAATTGCGTGGCGCGGCGGTCGAAGCACTGGCCTTACTGGAAAGCACGCTGGCCGTTTCAGCGGACGCAGCGGCGGCGGCCAAGGCGGCTTACATTGATGGGTTGCAACGCCAGGTGCGTTCGACCAATTCACCGCCGAAGCCTGCGATCAACGACAACCCGCACACTTACATCGTCGAACGCCCGACACTGGAAGTCGGCGCGGAAGCGGTCAAGTCCGCCAGCAAATTCTCTTTCCTGCCGCTGGCGCGTTACGCAAATACGATGGGTGCGGGGCTGATGGGCATGGCCGCCGGGCACAAAGGCGGCAAGACCGCGCAACAGATGCTCAGCGCGGCGGGCGGCGAAATCAAAGCCCTTTACATCGCAGGCGAAGACGTCATTGCCAAAGCGAATGGCGAAGCCCCGACGGTCAAAGCGCAACTCGAAAAGCTCGACCTGTTGGTCGTGCAGGAAATGTTCCTGACCGAGACGGCGCAACGGGCCGATGTCGTGTTGCCGGTGACCAGCTTTGCCGAAGCGCAAGGCACCCAAATCAACAACGGCATGCAGGTTCAATTCGTGCGCCGCGTGATCCCGCCCGTCGGCCAGGCGCGTCCCGATTGGATGGTCGTCAATTCGGTGGCAAAACTGCTGGGCGTGGATTTCGGCTTCGGCGGCCAACTCAAGAGCGTTTTCAAAGAGATTGCCGAGCAGGTGCCCGGTTGCGCGGGTCTCTCACACAACATGCTGGCGAACGAAGGCGCAACGGCCATCACCTTGCCGGGCGTGGATGCGAGCAAGATCAACGCGGCGGACGTGACAGACCGGCTGGCAGCGCAAGTCGCCCAGATCAATCGCGGCCTTGCCGTTGAAACGGGCGAACTGACGGCGAAAGCAGGTTCACGCTTGCAGCAGCGTTACCCCACGATCACGCGCTATTCCGAGATGCTGACGCCCAAGCTGCCCGAAACGGCGGAGGCAGAGACGCCGCAGGTGATGATTTTCCCGGCGTAA